CTCTGTTTGTGATCTCCACTTGTCCATTCGACTGAGGATAAGCTACCGATACTTTCACATgcttgattttaatttgatttatattCGCTGTTTGCGGATGTCCTCCAAGAGCGCTCTTCGTCCTTCATTTGATATTTCCCAGACATGTGGTCACTGACCCGCTCGCCCAATTCAGTTTTGAGGTTCATTATTACCTTTTTCTGCCTAACCTTAGCCTCTAGGAGGCGTCGTTCATCATCCAGAGCTTTAATTTCATCCTCTATAGTTAGGGTTTCATGACCTCTGGCTCTTCTTCCAACCGGAGATTAGCCTTAATTTTCCATGTCAAGATTATTTTTCCCGAAAGAGTTTGTACCATTAGCCGTGGACTTTTTCCGTCCACGACAGTAAGTTGGATTTGAGAAAGCAGAGTCTCCGTCAAAGCTTCCTTGAGGTTCATCTTCGAATAGCTTCCTAGGATTCAATTCTCGCCTTACGTTGATTTCCGGCGAATGTATGGTCGGAATCTCACGGCTTTCCGgagctgaattttttttaaatatgttatttttcctATCGTCCATTGATTGATTTGCGGGTGTTTTTGCTCTCCTGGTGATtgttcattgaaaaaaaaaaatagaagtccCCTCCGGCGCCAAATATGGAGCTTCTTACTCCCGATTTCCAACCCCTTTTCCTCTACTAGCTAGTGCTCTTCTGTTTATAACTGTTTAATATGGGCTTTCTTTGTCTTTGGGCCTTGATTTTGGGCTTGTGCTTCTCATAGTTGGGCTACGGGCTATGGCCCAACAATGTCATCAAAAATCGACAAGCAATCTCAAAGATACAAGAAGAACATAACATAGAGAAATATTTAGTGAAAATCTccgttaaattttattaataatgaaatcGTCATTGTAGTAAGTTACATTGGCATATGCTTGTTAGTTATCTTTCCAAACTTCTTGTCAGGATCACATCAACATATGATAATGTAGGCAAGGTGCAACAAGGGCGAATACAGGCAAATAGGTATAATTACTCTCTGAAATTCAATAATTTTGCCCTTGTAGTACACATGTTTATGTTATCGTGGAAAGTCGAAGGTATTTTGACAATACGAGAAAAGACTTTCGAAGAGTAATATCCAAAATAATAAAGTTAGGAGAAATGATCTTACATATCATTTATAAACGCAGATAATCCAATATTTTCGTATACAGGTTATTGGAAGAAATCGCTTGACCGTGTTAAATTTATGTATGAAAATCACTATAAATAGATAGCGGGAGGCTACCCTCGACTCACGTAGACTTTCTCGGTAAAACGGAAAACGTACACAATATTACGTTTTAGGAATAAAATGTTACATGAAATAACAATTAGGGTCTTAAAACCACTAGATTGTGTAACATTAAACACTAGATtgtggggccgtttgggttagcttaaaagaagtgacttcttgcttatagtaaagaagtggagtagaaatgagaagtaaataagttaataaagtgtttggaaatgaagcagaagctgtgagagagaagctagcatttccagcttcttaaaagtgcttctacttctttacacaaacgggtcaaaaaaagcagaagtcagaagcatGATTTGATTCTTGGAAACAAACACCACATGTGTATCATCAAGAAGGGAAAGAGGATAAACACTAACGTTTTGGGcttttttcttgaaaattgcGAGAGCCAGGACCAACACCATGTATTCTTTGGTCGGCTTCATGGATCAACCGAAACTCACCAAATTTACATAAACTAGGCAAGTTGCCCCCACTGGCCGTCTAGATCAACTACAACGTTTGTTTTTTGTGTTAGTCCCTTGTAAACTATGTGTTCTTGTAACAAAATCACCATCCTTTCACTTGTGTACTTTCTTGACAAGGGATCTTGTACTTCAGATATAACTACTTCTCCATTCCTTGAAATCTCCAATCCAGCTAGCAAAAGCCTATAAATGGTATGTTTTCGGGTTCACGTTCGATCTCTCAAAGTGGTTTCGGCACAATTGTCAGTCCAAGAATAGAAAAGAAGCTCTTCGCCAATGGCCTTGAACTCATCCTTGATCATGAAGTTCCATTCATCTCTTGTTCATGTCAAACCAAAATCCATTGTTGCACCACCTTTGAATTGCAATTTTTTGATATCAAGACCATGCAAAATCACCCATTTTACGGCCAAAACCTCCTCACTAGACCCCATCATTCGAAATCTTAGAAACACTGCTGTAGTGATTCTTTTCGCCACCTCGATGATTGGAAGATTTCAAACTTGGTCTGCCAGAGCTGACAGCCAGCCAATTGTAACTGAAGAGAACACTAGTCAAGATGATTTGATTGGTATGCTAAAGAAATCGAGGGACCAAAAGTTTGAATCCGGGGACTATGAAGGAAGCTTAAGAGTCTCGAAAGAGATGGTTTCAGCAGATCCAGACTTTCCAGACTGGAAAATTTCATCAGCAATGATTTTGAAACAAATGGGAGAGACGGAGAAAGCCTTTACAGTTTTTCATCAAATGTTGTCTGAAAATCCGTTACAACCTGATGCATTATTTCATAATGCATTGCTAATGATTTCAAATGGACAGGAAGTGGAGGCGATGAAAGGATTAGAAAAAGCTTTAGAGCTTGCTAAAGTAACCAGTAATGGTCCTGTAATAAGAGATGTGAGGTTGGTCATAGCTCGAGTTATTTCTGCACAGCAAAGATTTGATGAAGCACTGGAGAGGTTTAACGAGCTCGAGAAAGAGGATCCTAACGATTGGAGGATATATTTCTGCAAGTGTACGTTATTTCACTCTAGTGATAGGAATGCAGAAGCAGCAGAGGAATTTCACAAGAGTGACCTACTTTTTTCGAGATCCTTTCAGGAGGATGGTTTCATGAGTAACTTTTACCCAAGGAGAAGGCCTCGGGCAACTTGAATTCTTTTCTAGTAACAAGATCAGGAATACAAAGGCAAAAAGTTATGTGATGAATAGAAACCACATTTGTTTAAATGTCATTCGGGCAATTAATTATCAGCTATCCTGCATTTAGTTCCCTTAGCCCTCTAAAATTTGATAACAAAACCATTTTTGTTAAACATAATGTTGGCTACAAGAATCTATTTTGACTCGTGCCCAAGATGAAAGATTATTTATAGCAAAAGCAATCAATTGAGCATGCTTTCCTGATGCATTTGCATGAAAAGATGATCCAAGAAAGGCTCCATCTTCGGTCTCCTTGATTGCAGCCCTTCTGAAATCTTCACCACCATTTGTGTATTCTCCTCGCAGAGAATCCTATAAAACACGCAAAAAAAAAGATACTTAGTTACTAATTTACAGGGACAGAAAAATGTTTCACACACAACACACAAGCATGCAATGTGAATGCCTTTAATTAGATATAGCTGCAAAATGATTGCAGACCTTATATCCAGAGCATATGAGAGTTGGTTAAGCTCGTCTATCATGATGTTTGCTTCATGTAACAGTTCTTCATCATTCTTAAACTTGCTTGCCTCAAGAGTCAATGCTATCATATACGATAAGAGGCTCGACACTTTCTCCACTTCCAccttattcaaaaaataataagataaaaacTATAGATCTCATGATCCACCTTACTACCTAATCAGGGCCATATTATAGAGAGCGTAATCTACTTACCTTGATGAGTGGGGCTGTGGACTTGAATTGCATAAACCTACCAGTTTCTTTGTCTAAGGCTACTAGTTCAGAAATTATCTCCCAGAAGATACTATGTGGCTTTCCCAAGACAAGTTCTTTAATATTATCATGTGCCATGCTAGTATCACCTGCCTCTGGAAGCAGTTCATTCAACAAATCATTGCTGCTGAGTTTCTCTATGTTCAACACATGGTGACTTTGTCACAAATAAGTATCCCTGGAAATAAGAAACCATGACGAGCAGGCGCTCAGCAAGATACAAGAAACAAGACGGAGATAGAAAAGCATTTTGTGGACTCCATTCAGCGCAAATGTTTTCTTTTAGCAGAGCAAAGATACTGTAAGCAACAGAAACTCCTATTGCAGAAGCATCACAGGGACTTATGTCAGAAACAGAACCTGACTTTTTTACTGAAACAGATTCAGCAAAAACATACCAAAGAATGAGCAGAGCGGCTTCTTTAAAATATCTGCCTTTAAGAAGAAGATCAGATTTCTGAAGAACATCAACTTTTAGTTCAGCAATTTCCGCTGCTGCAGAAAAGTTCCCTTCTTTCTCTTCCAACAAGATAAGTTTATTAAAGAGCTTTTAGCACTTTGCACCACATTTGGGCGTTTTTCGTTTTGATCTCATACtttaattctttacattttccGCCTCATACCTTAAAAACTGTTGCAATTTGCACCCTTTTAACAGAGTTCAGTTAAAAGAGtatgttaaaaataaagtttttcactttgcacccctgtGAAAATTCTGGCGAAAAAAATTGTACTTAAATAAAATaggtttaattttaaaaaataataaaatataacatatttcAGGTAAATGGATAATTGATAAAAAAAGTTTTCATTATCCACCTCTGACGGTCTCATCTATAGCAAAAAGGAAAACTGATTAATCTTCATCCTTAAATAGATTTAGTTGAATTATAGTAGTATTATTCTTTGCAATTATCGTTCTATCGTTGAGTTATCATCGTCATATTATTGAGATAACGAATATCACCTCGGTTGTGGATAAAAAAAGCTATGACATAATTTATGCTTAGATTTCTAGAGTTTTGAGTTTTAACTCTAGGGAATGAATATAACTCATAGACTCTAGGTCATTAATATAACCAGGGCCATATTAGTGCATGCAGCTGGAATAAAAGCTGTTAACCAAGGAAGACAAATTCATGCTCAATCAATTATATCTGGCTACTCACTTGATCTTTCTATTGCAGTGCACTTGTTAGTCTACATGCAAGGTGTGGCAGGAAAGAGGATGCATATATTCACAGAGTGAACACTGCGAAGAAGCATTACAGGTCTTCTCACTAATGAATAAATCTGTGCAGGAAGTTATTAAAAAAGGCTTGCTTCAAGTCAAATGATTGAAAATCTACTACAAACTTCATCATAGTTTATAAAATCTTTAAGATCATAATAATGCCGCACAACTTTGAAGCAAATCCTGTTCAATTTTAGCTAAATCAGAACTAGTCTTGACAAGACCATCTGGTACCTCTTGTCTCCAATGCCGAACAAACTGCAGACCGGGTTCCAGTTGTTCTCCAGCATCTCCCATTTCTGATAAAATCTTGGCCTCCGTACATACAAACTCATAGAAGCTATCCGAGTGTCTCTTTGCGTATGACACagctttttttaaaatctcatcTTTACTATTGAATTGGTGCCGATAGTTGCCTTTAGTTGATCGTGTAAGACTTGAAAATACATACCATAACATTATGAGAGAGGCTTCTCTATATATTCCACCCTTCGACAGAAGATCAGCTTCAAGGAGACAATTTCCCATTTTCTTTGCTATTTGGGCAGCTTCTAAAAAATTTCCCCATCTTATTTCCAGATCTGAAAGTTCTTTAAGGAGTTTTAAATCCTTAAGGAAACTTCGGATCAAGTCTTTTGACTGAAAAGACTCGACAAATTTCATCATTTTTCTGAACTCATTTTTCTCATAGTAATGTACAGCACCTTTTTGAAGCAACTCTTGCACAAGTGGATCAGTTTGGATGCTACAACTACCATATAGAACCCCACTTTTTCTCCACTCATGCACATACTGCAATCCCATCTCGAAAAGTTCTCCGTATAGGCAAGCAGATAGGCACTTTGAGTACAATCTGCCATTGGCATATACTTTAGCTGCTTGTCTAAAACATTTTGCCAGGCAAAAGCACTCTCCTGCTTTTTCCAGATTACGCTCCCCAAGTTTATTGAAATATATGCATCCTGCATTATAAATTAGTTAAGATTGAATTGTTACAAGAAAATAGTAACAGAggaacatattaaattttttatagctCAAATCACACTGATATCAATATTATAATCTACTAACAGAATAGTTGTCATCTCCTACCATATTTCAAGGAGTTGAAAGAGATGCTGTAAGTGAATTAGCCATGGTGCTAGTTAGTGTACATTTGTCATAACAGTAATAATATACTACTATCTACAACAATCTAGACATGTAAGTAAACTAATAGTTGACATTTGAAGATTTAATGATAATGAATTTATATCCTGTGAGGGTAAGAGTTCGTGCAAAGTATGCTGCAACAATAAGCAAGTAAACGGCCAAAATAAATCCATATAATTCTCAAGAAAACATAAGAATGAACTAAAAGCTTAATATAGCAGCTATAAAACACCCATAATTACCAAAGGCAGACATTTCGAGCCTTGGTTAAGGCTAATGTGTGCTTGAGAATTCATATTTCTTGTACTTGGCCTtcaaaataatgtataaatcaAATCTCCCAAATATGTTTTAGATCACATAAATGGTGCAAAAAATTGCACAAGAATTCACTATGGCTGATGCTTACTCGGTTTCCTCATAAAAGAACACATGTAAACAGATATAGGGTAATGTAAAAAGGAAAATACAGATTTGTACCTGCTCTTTCATATTCATTTATCTCAAAGAACAATCTGGCTGCAGATTCTGCCTTCCCAATTTCATCAAAGATTTCGGCAGCCTTTCTAAGGTATGTGCATGCAATTTCAGAATTTGGCTCTCTCGCACGTGCAGCTGCCTGACACTGAGAAGCCTTAGACAGTTTTATCCAATAGGTGTCCCCTGCCCTTTCAAAGCACATCATTGCCATCTCATAATTAATCTCATGGAATAGCTGCCATACAAAAAAAAGGGGTGAAACCATAAGCAGCAAAATTCCGCCGAATAAGATGTGaaataaaaagagaaaaaagggTACTAAAATGAagtaacaaaacaaaaaaaaatactgaATAGTAGGACCAGATCTTTTAACATTGGAGCAGTAACACCTTGTAACATTGACATCAAACAGTATAGttagattttctttttcctAGAAGCATCATACAGAAAGAAGATTGAAGATTGACTTATATATCAACACCTTAATTCCTCGAGATCTCCAGTCCTCCTCACTGCTCTCGACTTGCATTTctttaataaatatatcatCTGCTTTTCTCACATTAGCAGCACCCAACTTCTGCCAATAGTTAAACATTGGTTTGCAGAATTCCATCCCATTCTCACATATCCAAAGTCTTTGCTTAGTGCGAGTTACAGCTACGTATAATTGCTTCAGTTCATTACACAAGATACCATGTTTCTCCATGTCAAACCGTGGGAATGATGTTACAGTATTAGATCCAAGCAGATGATTATCActcatatattcataaatcaccCTCCAGTCATTTTCAAAAGGCGATGAGCTGAAAAAGTTGTAGAGTAATACGTcctaaaaaaatgataaaatcaataattatatGTTAAAGAGAGggacaaataattatataacaaaaaaaaaccatGAACTGAAATCACGACAGCAATATTCAAATGTTAGTTTATAACAAATGAATCTCATGTCCAAAAAGTAGGTTTATCATATTGGAAACACAACTATTAATAACTCACTTTTTGGGCATGCAAAATCTTAAAGCTCTTAGTATGAATTGACATGAATTTACATAGTGATAAAACTAAAATGAACCTGAAATTCAAGGCCCTTGCATTCCAGAATAGTAAGAACTAGAGCTTTATTCCCTACGAAGTCACATATTTCCTTCTTCAAAATGTCATCTCGAACGAGGATCACTTGCTCTGCTCCAAAGGCAATGACATTCCCATTGGCAGGTCCAgacttttcaaatattattttcaaagcATCCATAGTCCCAGTTTCAAGAAGAACAGGAGCTTCTCCAGATACAAGGCTTGTTTCTTGGTTTAAGAAATCTATGGAAAAGGGGAAAAAATGGCAAATAAGTTTTATTACACTATGAGCCAGCTTTAAAATCCCAGAATGGGTACGGAAATTGAGGTTTAAATGAAACAAGCTTGATACAATTCCCTTCTCGTTTCTTTTACAAGAAACTTTCCTCTCCTGTCCTAAAAACTCCTTGTAGAACAGACATCGTATATCCTCAAAACGAAAATTTATTCCCTTAGCAATGGTCTGTGCAGTATCACCAGAAAAAGCAAACCCTTCATCAACATTTTTGCACATGTACTTGAATAGAGAAATTTGTCTCATTGTAAGGTCTTGCACCTCATCAATAAATACAAAATCCATCTCATCCCCTTTGTATCTTATGTCTTTAAGACGACGATGGAGATCAATAACTAAATCTGCTAGATCAAAATCACCATTTGCAGTCTTTCTCTTCTCATATTCTGTAAAAATCTTATACACATGTGACCGTTTTTCCATATTCAATGTCGAGCCACGGTTATTGGACAACAAAAGATATTCCTGTTGACCAATTGTTCCAACATCATTGTCTTTTTTGCTTATACTCCCTTTTATTACGGACATTATTTCTGTGAATACAGTTAATGAACAAAGTTTCCGGGTGAGAATTCTGCTAAAATGTGGCCAGTACAAGGAATCGAATCTTTCAAAGGTTATCTCCTTTGTCCTGATAAAATTATCCAAGGTAATTGACCTTGATTTACCATTTCCACGGTGAGTAGATCGTCTCACAACAGGAAATCTGTCAAAGTAGGACACTCCAACAGTTCCGTCAAGCATCATCATAAACTTATGAAATGTTATGATAAGAGGATATGAATTAAGTGGAAGGTCTTGAAAAGAATCTGGTATGTCAGCTGAATGTGCAACCTCATCAATAACATCGATATGAATAGAGCTTTGCCGAGGTACTGAATCCCCACCACAGACAGATCTGAGATTTAGCAAACACAAATGAGGACACAAAGCAGTTAGTATAAAATTTGCACCATCAATTTGTAGCACAATCTAAGGTTTCTAATTCCTTACATATTCACCAACAATCATAACAACACACCCATCAACATAATAATATAGTGATTAGGGGCATACTAGACATCcataaaaatttcttttctttataattttgatGGGATGAATCATGACTATAAGAGTATAGAgatgattaaataaattaaccAGAAGGAACAAAAGACCATTCACCACAACAAAGTTATAGGTAATGTGTAAAAAATCAGAAAAGAACTATACTCCCTTGCTGCATTGAAAACTGAAGCATTTTAGTAAAAGTTAGAATACTGAAACCATTGAGTATAAAAAACTTTAGAAGAGTCTCACATAAACCTTTCAAGGAGAGATGCTATAACTAGTATTGAAACATAAACTAGCATCATTTCATGGAAAATGATGTTTCAAAAAATTTTCAGTACCTTTTTAGTTGACAAAACTGATCCCTTACTGCATTACACAGCTTTGGACTGACAGTAACGAAGAGCTGACGAAGTACGTCTCCTGTAATCCCATCATCACTCTCACGTCTCCATCTCTTGTTTACAGAGAGATCCTTTTGAACATCATGGTATCCTTCAGAAGCTACATGATACATCTGATCATTTTGAAATAGCTTCCACGTAAGCACTGTAGTTTTCCCCGTTCCTGATCTCCCAAGTATAAAGCTGCTTTTATTGAATAGAACTATTTCTCGTTCTTGGTCTGTTAACTCAAAAGGCAGACCTAGACTTTCACCATCGCATCCGGATAGTAAATTATTAATAGCGCCAGAAGACAGCGAGTAAAATTTCATTAATAGCAAGCTCTCCCGCACCTTGGACTTCTCAAGGCTACTTTCATCCAAGTATTCGGTATTAGAAATATCATCAGTTTCGGTGTTGCAAAGACTTTTAAATTGGACAATATCTTCAGAGGCAGGCCAAGTCAAAGGAACTTCTATATTCCTAATATCCAGTACAAAAATAAGGAAGATCAGAATGAAAGgattacataataataattaatatttcacTTAACGAGCATTCGGTAGGTTAAAATTTCAGAATAAGGATTATGTCTAGAATCACAAACCCCTCAATACATCTTTTGGTGCAACGACTGATATAATCTTCAGTGTACATTCTGAATATGTTATCCAATCGCTTAATCATCCTCGGAATATCCTGCATTGGAAGTATATCCCAGATCTTCAAGATTTGCATATACCATGTTTCCCTGTGAATGTCAACTGAGCAAAGAATATAGTACTTCCCAATCTTGTATTGCttcaaaatatttgaagagCTTTCACAGCTGACTACTGAATAGACCCTCTTCGGTCTCCAGCCACTGGCAAGCTTTGACAAAAAAAAGAGCACCAAATTCTTCGTCTCCGCAGAATCTAGCTTCTTAAAGGATTTTGTGAAGTTGCCACTAAACATTAGCTGGACATGAAAGCATAAGTTGAAATActtaaaaaaccaaaaaaaccgAAGCTAGCTTATCTGAATGGTAAAACCTATAAACACGAAAAATCAATTGGAATCTAATATTTGATATTGAGGCTTTTTTATAACTGTACCTTCCAATTTGAATTTCTGAAAAACATGCTATCTGCATTAAGCATGTCACTGAGTTGATCAAGCTGTTTCTTAACCTCCATAATGACCTTATGCAAATCCTTATCTTCATCAGCGTGAAAAAAACATTGACGAGCCTTAGCATCTAGGGCCAGGTGTTCCCAGATAGAATCACTTCTAGACAGTGTTTCCTCATTCCCCAGAATCCACAAACAGTGTCTGTAGGCATTACATAGGAAGTGCAACTGATCAGAAACttcaaaatattcataaatgaGTGTAATATATTACTATGAGAGCGTTTGTGGTTATACCTTGCTCTTGTCAAGGCAACATTGGTTCTTTGAGGATCGGAAACGAACCCAATTGATCCTCGTTCATTGCATCTTACAGTTGAAATAATTATTACGTCTTTTTCACTGCCTTGAAATCCATCAATTGATCCAATATGCAACTTGAACTTGTCATGATTATCATACTTATGCCCAATTTTTCGTTGAATTTCTGAGACTTGAGCAGCATAAGGGGAGATGACTCCAACTGTAAGATTTAATTTTTCTGCCTCACATACTGCACATTGTAAGCCAATTATTAGAAACAGAAAACCTTGATACTCCTAAAGGGCAATGGTTTTTATGACCCATGCAAATTGAGGAGATATAACTGATAAAAAACATAACATAGAACTGGCCACACATGAAATGCTAAGATTGACCAAACTTACCTTTGTACAACAAGTGCAGAATTTTAAGCAACACAGCTACCTCGACCATATTTTTATAGCTATGCCCGTCGGCAATAACCTCTCTACCAGAGGATATATTCATAAAGGAATAGGTCCCATACATAGGACCAGGAAGATAACGTTTTCCATAACTTTCACTCTTGACAATCTCTGCATCCATGATTcgattttgataaaattttgcaTTTGGGAAACTACTTAGTTTTGGATGCATCCGGTATTGCGTATCCAAAAGATGTCTAGAAAAACCAAGTATACTCAGTCTCTGGAACAAGCTTCTGCCAAGACCAGCTTTAGCAGAAACCTGAAAGAGCAAAATCTGTTTAGAATAATACACTAGAATTATATATGCACATAATACCTATTTGTAGTGATGTAAACTAGACATATATTAAGTATTAACTGATCTTATTAAAATCTACATAAACAAACTAGCTTTCCTACCTTGCTATTGACATACGCTGGCAGTTGGCATTCATCACCTAAGAGAATGGCATGCTTTATACCAAGGACTTGTAAGGGTATCAGTAATTCACATTCCCTTAGTTGAGCAGCTTCATCAACAACCAACAACTTCATTGGTTTCATTTTGACAGAATGAAGTTTATATGAACTTGAAGCTGTGCAAAATAACATAGAGGCCTTTTCAAAGCAGAATTCCTCTATCGAATCTTTAGAAGCTTTTGGTAGTTCAAGTCCATTAAGTGCACGAAAAAGGGTTCTCAAAAAGTGCAGGCATTTGCTTCTTATGtttaaaaatgttttattaTTAACTTCATGGCGGAAGGAGTTAAACGGTCCATGAAGTAAAATTGCCTCCTTCAGGTCTTCACCAACCAAATCTGTTTGAAACAGTAAATTCTCCAAAGAATTAAGCATGCTCATCAATGCTACCATGTCCTTAAAATTGTGCTCCAAAATTAAGGTCTTTGGCAGATGAGTGCAGATACCAGAAATACACTTTCTCAGTAATGTCGCTATTGCAATAAATCTCTCTCTAATGAAATCCAGAAATAACTGTCCATCATTCACATATCTATGACTGTCTTCAATATATTTGCTATTGCAGAAGTCTCTGTACTTTGGAACACAATTTTCAAGTAAATCAATCATGGTGGTTAAGCAGTGCTTCCAACCAGTGCCGTCTGCAAGGCACTCAAAAAGCCTTTCTACACGGTGATTCAAACATATCTCCTCAATGACATATGCATTTGGGTCTATATTACCATATAAAAGGATATCTCCTAAACTGCACAATGAGGTACCATCATCTTTCACCAATTTCATAACTCGAGATGCTACTTCTGAGATCGCCACATTTGTTGGACAGCAGATGAGAGTCCTACATTTCAACTGTAAAAGGCTCCTCAGCATCACACTTAAAGTTCCTGTCTTCCCTGTACCTGGTGGGCCCCAAACAAGTTTTACAGATGAGTTGTGATCACATTGAATTGTAGAAATGCATTCCAGAACTGCCTCAATCTGAGACTTGTTCAGATTTGATGGTAAATATAACCCTTCTTCTATCGTTTCCTTCATTCGACTAGAACACATTTTACAGCCTTCGGGTACCTATTTTCAATAAGATGAACAATTAAAAGAATTAACAAGGCCCCAACAAAGATAAAACAGAAACTAACATGCCATTAGCAAACAACAAAGAAGTAGCATTTATATTTTGTACCTTCGAGTTGCTGCCCAGAGTTTCCTTAATAACATCAAAGTTCTGACTCAAGCTCAACTCCTTCCATATTCTATTATTTGTCGTCACATTGGTCACAAACACTGCACATAACAAACTCTTAATCACATCTTCTTCCCACACAAGTTCCTTCGATGTTCTAACTTCAAATTGTGTACACATACAAGTATCCCCCGACAATCTAGTAACATATCCCACATTCCAACTCCTCCCCAGGCTTTTCAAATCAATAGATTGTCCAGGCGCGGCTTCAGTAAACGCTATTATATCACCTGGTCTGGTCCTGTAAGGCTCTTTATCGACACTATCAGAACCATTCTTCCAACCTTCAACCATAACATCACAGTGTAGCTTTCTGTGTTGCTTGGACTTATGTAATGAAATCACCTTACTCAAAGGTGCAGTAAAAATTGATCCCATTTTCGAACAAATCTCAGACCTGACTTCTTCCAAAAGTG
This genomic window from Daucus carota subsp. sativus chromosome 7, DH1 v3.0, whole genome shotgun sequence contains:
- the LOC108194403 gene encoding protein SLOW GREEN 1, chloroplastic, whose product is MALNSSLIMKFHSSLVHVKPKSIVAPPLNCNFLISRPCKITHFTAKTSSLDPIIRNLRNTAVVILFATSMIGRFQTWSARADSQPIVTEENTSQDDLIGMLKKSRDQKFESGDYEGSLRVSKEMVSADPDFPDWKISSAMILKQMGETEKAFTVFHQMLSENPLQPDALFHNALLMISNGQEVEAMKGLEKALELAKVTSNGPVIRDVRLVIARVISAQQRFDEALERFNELEKEDPNDWRIYFCKCTLFHSSDRNAEAAEEFHKSDLLFSRSFQEDGFMSNFYPRRRPRAT
- the LOC108195713 gene encoding uncharacterized protein LOC108195713 encodes the protein MAHDNIKELVLGKPHSIFWEIISELVALDKETGRFMQFKSTAPLIKVEVEKVSSLLSYMIALTLEASKFKNDEELLHEANIMIDELNQLSYALDIRILCEENTQMVVKISEGLQSRRPKMEPFLDHLFMQMHQESMLN